One part of the Vicia villosa cultivar HV-30 ecotype Madison, WI linkage group LG6, Vvil1.0, whole genome shotgun sequence genome encodes these proteins:
- the LOC131611490 gene encoding RNA polymerase II transcriptional coactivator KELP-like — MDAETQRNVEEMVMDLLTKAEFEQATEFTIRIAASKRLGLDLSDSHSRQFVRNIIATNKKPPQVSPEAVKEPPQELNKVAGVKCKNDDSDKVICELSSNRKVTVGDYKGRTLVSIREYFLKDGKQLPTPKGMSLSSQQWLAFKNSVPAIEEAITELEGRLRRRSGHSGWKNVPVQPVSIEPVSKAHESLVKA, encoded by the exons ATGGACGCTGAAACTCAACGCAACGTTGAAGAAATGGTGATGGATTTACTCACAAAAGCCGAATTTGAACAAGCCACTGAGTTCACCATCCGAATTGCCGCTTCCAAACGACTCGGTCTCGACCTTTCCGACTCACACAGCAGGCAATTCGTCAGAAACATCATCGCCACCAACAAGAAACCGCCGCAAGTTTCCCCCGAGGCAGTCAAAGAACCGCCGCAAGAGTTGAATAAGGTGGCGGGAGTGAAATGCAAGAACGACGACTCTGATAAAGTCATTTGTGAG CTATCAAGCAACAGGAAGGTGACTGTGGGAGATTACAAAGGAAGGACCTTGGTGTCAATTAGGGAGTACTTTCTGAAAGATGGAAAACAACTTCCCACTCCTAAAG GGATGAGTTTATCTTCTCAACAATGGTTAGCCTTCAAGAATAGTGTTCCTGCCATAGAGGAAGCTATCACAGAGCTGGAAGGAAGGTTAAGGAGAAG ATCAGGGCATAGTGGCTGGAAAAATGTTCCTGTTCAGCCTGTCTCTATTGAGCCTGTCTCTAAAGCACATGAGAGCTTAGTGAAGGCCTAA